The proteins below come from a single Chelmon rostratus isolate fCheRos1 chromosome 12, fCheRos1.pri, whole genome shotgun sequence genomic window:
- the LOC121615221 gene encoding heterogeneous nuclear ribonucleoproteins C1/C2 isoform X4 → MASSNVTNRTDPRSLNSRVFIGNLNTLLVTKADVEAIFSKYGKIVGCSVHKGYAFVQYANERNARAAVGGEDGRMIVGQVLDINLAGEPKPHRSKTTKRSAGDMYSSSSFDLDYDFQRDYYDRMYSYPSRVPAPPPPLSRAVIPSKRPRVSLSGGSSRRTKSSFSSSSKSSQRTSSSRTMKVDELQTIKRELTQIKSKVDDLLESLERMEKDHSKKSEAKSIKTEPGEVTSPPHPSNKKDEGMKRDRESQEMNDSDEDDDDEEEEGDLLEEEEVKSQEREDEEEEEDEEEEGEHVEGDDDGDSVNGEEDS, encoded by the exons ATGGCCAGCAGCAACGTCACCAACAGGACCGACCCTCGCTCCCTCAACTCTCGGGTCTTCATCGGCAACCTCAACACCCTGCTGGTCACCAAAGCGGATGTCGAGGCCATCTTCTCCAAATACGGCAAGATTGTAGGCTGCTCTGTCCACAAGGGCTACGCCTTCGTTCAGTACGCCAATGAGAGGAACGCCCGGGCTGCCGTCGGCGGGGAGGACGGGAGGATGATTGTCGGACAAGTACTTG ACATCAACCTGGCTGGAGAACCCAAACCTCACAGGTCAAAAACCACCAAGCGCTCAGCTGGAGACATGTACAG CAGTTCCTCATTTGACCTCGACTACGACTTTCAGAGAGATTATTACGACAG AATGTACTCGTACCCGTCCCGTGTTCCCGCTCCACCTCCCCCCTTGTCGCGGGCCGTGATCCCGTCCAAGCGTCCGCGGGTCAGCCTGAGCGGAGGAAGCAGCCGGCGAACCAAGAGTagcttctcctcttcctccaagaGCAGCCAGAGGACTTCCTCGTCCAGAACAA TGAAAGTGGACGAGCTGCAGACCATCAAGCGGGAGTTGACCCAAATCAAAAGCAAAGTGGACGACCTGCTGGAGAGCCTGGAGCGTATGGAGAAGGACCACAGCAAGAAGTCAG AAGCTAAGAGCATAAAAACGGAGCCAGGAGAGGTGACATCTCCTCCCCACCCAAGCAACAAGAAGGACGAGGGCATGAAGAGAGACCGGGAGAGCCAGGAGATGAACGACTCGGACGAGGACGACGAtgacgaagaggaggaaggagacctgctggaggaggaagag GTGAAGAGTCAAGAgagggaggacgaggaggaagaggaggacgaggaggaggaaggagagcacGTGGAAGGCGACGATGACGGCGACAGCGTCAACGGCGAAGAGGACTCGTAG
- the LOC121615221 gene encoding heterogeneous nuclear ribonucleoproteins C1/C2 isoform X1, which produces MDRSPTTSSLMASSNVTNRTDPRSLNSRVFIGNLNTLLVTKADVEAIFSKYGKIVGCSVHKGYAFVQYANERNARAAVGGEDGRMIVGQVLDINLAGEPKPHRSKTTKRSAGDMYSSSSFDLDYDFQRDYYDRMYSYPSRVPAPPPPLSRAVIPSKRPRVSLSGGSSRRTKSSFSSSSKSSQRTSSSRTMKVDELQTIKRELTQIKSKVDDLLESLERMEKDHSKKSEAKSIKTEPGEVTSPPHPSNKKDEGMKRDRESQEMNDSDEDDDDEEEEGDLLEEEEVKSQEREDEEEEEDEEEEGEHVEGDDDGDSVNGEEDS; this is translated from the exons ATGGA CCGTTCACCCACCACCTCCAGCCTAATGGCCAGCAGCAACGTCACCAACAGGACCGACCCTCGCTCCCTCAACTCTCGGGTCTTCATCGGCAACCTCAACACCCTGCTGGTCACCAAAGCGGATGTCGAGGCCATCTTCTCCAAATACGGCAAGATTGTAGGCTGCTCTGTCCACAAGGGCTACGCCTTCGTTCAGTACGCCAATGAGAGGAACGCCCGGGCTGCCGTCGGCGGGGAGGACGGGAGGATGATTGTCGGACAAGTACTTG ACATCAACCTGGCTGGAGAACCCAAACCTCACAGGTCAAAAACCACCAAGCGCTCAGCTGGAGACATGTACAG CAGTTCCTCATTTGACCTCGACTACGACTTTCAGAGAGATTATTACGACAG AATGTACTCGTACCCGTCCCGTGTTCCCGCTCCACCTCCCCCCTTGTCGCGGGCCGTGATCCCGTCCAAGCGTCCGCGGGTCAGCCTGAGCGGAGGAAGCAGCCGGCGAACCAAGAGTagcttctcctcttcctccaagaGCAGCCAGAGGACTTCCTCGTCCAGAACAA TGAAAGTGGACGAGCTGCAGACCATCAAGCGGGAGTTGACCCAAATCAAAAGCAAAGTGGACGACCTGCTGGAGAGCCTGGAGCGTATGGAGAAGGACCACAGCAAGAAGTCAG AAGCTAAGAGCATAAAAACGGAGCCAGGAGAGGTGACATCTCCTCCCCACCCAAGCAACAAGAAGGACGAGGGCATGAAGAGAGACCGGGAGAGCCAGGAGATGAACGACTCGGACGAGGACGACGAtgacgaagaggaggaaggagacctgctggaggaggaagag GTGAAGAGTCAAGAgagggaggacgaggaggaagaggaggacgaggaggaggaaggagagcacGTGGAAGGCGACGATGACGGCGACAGCGTCAACGGCGAAGAGGACTCGTAG
- the LOC121615221 gene encoding heterogeneous nuclear ribonucleoproteins C1/C2 isoform X2 translates to MDRSPTTSSLMASSNVTNRTDPRSLNSRVFIGNLNTLLVTKADVEAIFSKYGKIVGCSVHKGYAFVQYANERNARAAVGGEDGRMIVGQVLDINLAGEPKPHRSKTTKRSAGDMYSSSSFDLDYDFQRDYYDRMYSYPSRVPAPPPPLSRAVIPSKRPRVSLSGGSSRRTKSSFSSSSKSSQRTSSSRTMKVDELQTIKRELTQIKSKVDDLLESLERMEKDHSKKSAKSIKTEPGEVTSPPHPSNKKDEGMKRDRESQEMNDSDEDDDDEEEEGDLLEEEEVKSQEREDEEEEEDEEEEGEHVEGDDDGDSVNGEEDS, encoded by the exons ATGGA CCGTTCACCCACCACCTCCAGCCTAATGGCCAGCAGCAACGTCACCAACAGGACCGACCCTCGCTCCCTCAACTCTCGGGTCTTCATCGGCAACCTCAACACCCTGCTGGTCACCAAAGCGGATGTCGAGGCCATCTTCTCCAAATACGGCAAGATTGTAGGCTGCTCTGTCCACAAGGGCTACGCCTTCGTTCAGTACGCCAATGAGAGGAACGCCCGGGCTGCCGTCGGCGGGGAGGACGGGAGGATGATTGTCGGACAAGTACTTG ACATCAACCTGGCTGGAGAACCCAAACCTCACAGGTCAAAAACCACCAAGCGCTCAGCTGGAGACATGTACAG CAGTTCCTCATTTGACCTCGACTACGACTTTCAGAGAGATTATTACGACAG AATGTACTCGTACCCGTCCCGTGTTCCCGCTCCACCTCCCCCCTTGTCGCGGGCCGTGATCCCGTCCAAGCGTCCGCGGGTCAGCCTGAGCGGAGGAAGCAGCCGGCGAACCAAGAGTagcttctcctcttcctccaagaGCAGCCAGAGGACTTCCTCGTCCAGAACAA TGAAAGTGGACGAGCTGCAGACCATCAAGCGGGAGTTGACCCAAATCAAAAGCAAAGTGGACGACCTGCTGGAGAGCCTGGAGCGTATGGAGAAGGACCACAGCAAGAAGTCAG CTAAGAGCATAAAAACGGAGCCAGGAGAGGTGACATCTCCTCCCCACCCAAGCAACAAGAAGGACGAGGGCATGAAGAGAGACCGGGAGAGCCAGGAGATGAACGACTCGGACGAGGACGACGAtgacgaagaggaggaaggagacctgctggaggaggaagag GTGAAGAGTCAAGAgagggaggacgaggaggaagaggaggacgaggaggaggaaggagagcacGTGGAAGGCGACGATGACGGCGACAGCGTCAACGGCGAAGAGGACTCGTAG
- the LOC121615221 gene encoding heterogeneous nuclear ribonucleoproteins C1/C2 isoform X3, with protein MDRSPTTSSLMASSNVTNRTDPRSLNSRVFIGNLNTLLVTKADVEAIFSKYGKIVGCSVHKGYAFVQYANERNARAAVGGEDGRMIVGQVLDINLAGEPKPHRSKTTKRSAGDMYSSSFDLDYDFQRDYYDRMYSYPSRVPAPPPPLSRAVIPSKRPRVSLSGGSSRRTKSSFSSSSKSSQRTSSSRTMKVDELQTIKRELTQIKSKVDDLLESLERMEKDHSKKSEAKSIKTEPGEVTSPPHPSNKKDEGMKRDRESQEMNDSDEDDDDEEEEGDLLEEEEVKSQEREDEEEEEDEEEEGEHVEGDDDGDSVNGEEDS; from the exons ATGGA CCGTTCACCCACCACCTCCAGCCTAATGGCCAGCAGCAACGTCACCAACAGGACCGACCCTCGCTCCCTCAACTCTCGGGTCTTCATCGGCAACCTCAACACCCTGCTGGTCACCAAAGCGGATGTCGAGGCCATCTTCTCCAAATACGGCAAGATTGTAGGCTGCTCTGTCCACAAGGGCTACGCCTTCGTTCAGTACGCCAATGAGAGGAACGCCCGGGCTGCCGTCGGCGGGGAGGACGGGAGGATGATTGTCGGACAAGTACTTG ACATCAACCTGGCTGGAGAACCCAAACCTCACAGGTCAAAAACCACCAAGCGCTCAGCTGGAGACATGTACAG TTCCTCATTTGACCTCGACTACGACTTTCAGAGAGATTATTACGACAG AATGTACTCGTACCCGTCCCGTGTTCCCGCTCCACCTCCCCCCTTGTCGCGGGCCGTGATCCCGTCCAAGCGTCCGCGGGTCAGCCTGAGCGGAGGAAGCAGCCGGCGAACCAAGAGTagcttctcctcttcctccaagaGCAGCCAGAGGACTTCCTCGTCCAGAACAA TGAAAGTGGACGAGCTGCAGACCATCAAGCGGGAGTTGACCCAAATCAAAAGCAAAGTGGACGACCTGCTGGAGAGCCTGGAGCGTATGGAGAAGGACCACAGCAAGAAGTCAG AAGCTAAGAGCATAAAAACGGAGCCAGGAGAGGTGACATCTCCTCCCCACCCAAGCAACAAGAAGGACGAGGGCATGAAGAGAGACCGGGAGAGCCAGGAGATGAACGACTCGGACGAGGACGACGAtgacgaagaggaggaaggagacctgctggaggaggaagag GTGAAGAGTCAAGAgagggaggacgaggaggaagaggaggacgaggaggaggaaggagagcacGTGGAAGGCGACGATGACGGCGACAGCGTCAACGGCGAAGAGGACTCGTAG
- the LOC121615305 gene encoding putative ferric-chelate reductase 1 translates to MERELILLVAALMVYVASGVQGTSHLSFANNTQVNITRAGCGVTKLCVETPDYCDPTGNNSCLFSSVGASAPLAPNGIDLSFELRGDSMGYIALGLTENATEGTSLLFICAQNSSDNGTFFFRTMQRNNTDNALTAAEKTVREIQGLVKDNVIRCEFNVNVNITMTRSSYASTFSVLLGNGSIDDNELSSFNILLNRSLNLANLTSNINTTPAPNVTVAPSNVTMTPSTNTTSGSSGPVHHHAVLLLSVLSLSVKLTV, encoded by the exons ATGGAACGAGAACTCATCCTGCTGGTTGCTGCATTGATGGTTTATGTGGCTTCAGGTGTCCAAGGAACGTCTCATCTGTCATTTGCCAATAACACACAG GTGAACATCACCAGGGCTGGTTGTGGAGTCACTAAACTGTGCGTGGAGACACCAGATTACTGCGACCCTACCGGAAACAACAGCTGTCTGTTTTCGTCTGTGGGCGCCAGCGCCCCACTGGCTCCTAATGGCATTGACCTGTCTTTTGAACTCCGGGGAGACTCCATGGGATACATCGCTCTGGGACTTACTGAGAATGCTAcagag GGCACCAGCTTGCTTTTCATCTGTGCTCAAAACAGCTCGGACAATGGGACGTTCTTCTTCAGGACAATGCAgagaaacaacactgacaatGCACTCACCGCAGCAGAGAAG ACGGTGAGAGAAATTCAAGGCTTGGTGAAAGACAATGTAATCCGGTGTGAGTTCAATGTGAATGTGAACATCACCATGACCAGGTCAAGCTATGCTTCCACTTTCTCCGTCCTCCTCGGGAATGGAAGTATTGATGACA ATGAGCTTAGTTCCTTCAACATCCTCCTGAACAGGTCTCTGAACCTCGCCAACCTGACCAGCAACATCAACACCACACCTGCACCCAATGTCACCGTGGCACCCAGCAATGTCACCATGACACCCAGCACCAATACGACATCAGGATCCAGTGGACCTGTCCACCATCATG CTGTGCTCCTGCTCAGCGTCCTCTCACTGTCCGTCAAGCTGACAGTCTGA